The genomic interval aaatttatttagccTTACCTGCATTTCCACATATATGTGCACCCAAAGAGTGTCCAACAAATTTCACTTTGctcaatttaagtccaaacaattCCTTCAATTTGAGTATGAAATCTGATACGTATTTTCCTACTCTTGTAACTGAATTTTTAGCTGATAAATAACTTCCGCCAGCCATCTTGCTCCAATCCACTACCATTACGTTAATGTCGTGATAATGCaaaattttttctctaattttgtGGTTAACACTAGATTCATTGTTATTTTTCCAcccttaaaaattataaattaaaaaaatacgtttcTTAATATGAAACCcgcgatttttttaaattgaaagttacgtttttggatttttaaggTTCTTAATTCAATGATATACGTTAAAAAGCTTACCGTGgattataaataatgtatctTTTTTTGCAGAAAAGttggaatattttaaaagatccacattgtttatatttatatcgaAAGTGTTACTAGGATGTAACTGGCAATAGAAGTGATAGATTATGTCTGTTGATGATCTCAGGTGTGTCGGCATCGCAGGAGCATCCAAATCATCagaataatcatcaatttcttcataaactgaaaattaaattacttttaaataatgaacttaataaaataatgaaaaataaacaactattttttctattctaccGTTAATACAACTTTCAATTCAGTGATAACTATTTCTGATATTCCCGagttaaattaataattattttatggataaaataatttttcacctTCTTCGTCGCCTCTGCTTTTAGCTagaataattgttattaatattaagaGCTTCATTTTCTCAGTTACTTTAATTCAATCTATTGTTCATGTGAGTATTTATACACttatcaattaaaaacaaattcttaGAAATATTCTCGCAATTGTATATAACAAGAGAAGCTATTTTGACGATAATCACAAATTAAATCTATTTAATTCCATTCTTTAATCGGATATATTGATACTACgattaataaacaatatttgttgATCTTTATCAATTGAAGTTGATTTACTGGCATttttcaattggtttttgtCACCTACTATATTATTTTCGTAGGTCAAAATCCGTGATATgaagtaaaatataatttaaaaacaaaaacaaatgtttcaaTAGGTAAGAAGTGCGTGAATATtgttttaatacattttctgCGATCGAgattgatatttaaaatttataatattttattcactcaattgaaatgatgaaaactatgataattttttttataataacgtCTCGtatgtaaaacaatttttctagaGTAAATATTATCTGACTTTCCTCAAAGTTCATCATTTCAAAGTTCGTTATAATGGAAAATTCTCAAAGCTTTCTCTATACCGCAACTTCTTATTATATGAAATGTTAAGTTTTTCCCATCATCCTTCATCCAATCTCAAAATGTTGCTCTCAGTTAAGAAATGCAATGATCACTTTCATCTTAAATTTTCATCCCTACGGATTAGTTCGGGAGCCCTACGTGCGAAAACGACTATTCAAATCCACTACGAACAAACAGAAATTGGTGGACACAACCATTCATGACATTATCCAGTAACTAAAAATTTCcagtataaaaaattgtttaaactattacaaataaagaaataatgtgAACTAGATTtgtgttttttatattgttgtcGCAAACATTATTTCTCCCTTCATTTTGTTCATGTTGTGAAACGTTTATTTATGAAGTGAACCCAATCCTTTTCACAACTTTTGTTTTAAGCTATAAAAGCCGTCATCCAGCTCCTTAACTAAAGTTTACGACCACCTTTTCTCGTCTGTATTCTACTACATCTAAGAAACGctaaaacaaaaccaaaaagtATTCAAACGACTCTACTCCATTATGAATATTAAGTTTTCTACCCCTTGAGATATTCTTTACATATTTCAATCTTAAAAACCAAGTCTATTGGTGCAAATGCCCTTTGAGACATTCTGCTCATTCCTCCTTTTTAATTAGTGAGGCTTAagcataataaaaattgaaaagataGATATTCATCGccataagtagaaaaatattttgaccctctgtgatatacagggtgtatcaaGACTAGAATTCATATGCTACTTTTTTATTGAGCAAAATTTAGTCGTATGCAAATTGTTTTCGCCCAATTCTCAATTTCggaattttttcacaaaatttttgaactttCATGTAGATTCCATGTCCAATGTTTCGCCtacatattttccatttattccaAAGGTGAAAAGTCGagtttaatatgaataaaatatgaacCGGGAATACTTTTATAGGACCATTGTGCAAAGgataaaatattctaataaaataactgaaattcCGTGTTGTTTTCTCTGTATATCATCCGACAAGTTAAAttatctctaaaaattttctatagtcTTGGAAACAAACTCAATCCTTGAACACTACCCTGAATTTTCCGAGTCCAAATTACCTCATATCACACTTTTTTGGactaaaatcgattttatttatcaatgtaatctccttcgagagcaatacaatcattccatgGATTCTCTAGCTTCTCGATGCCGTACTTGTAGACGGATTtgtttttttcctcaaaaaaatcttcagttgtaacaatttcttcttcaattaACTAACTAGTAATCAGTGGAGGCCAGATctagactatacggtggataagAAAGTATTAACTTGGTGGTTTTGGTTGTGCGTTTGAAAGCTTCAAACGTGATTCACCGATTGTAATACACTCAGAGCATAATCGCTTTGATTCCAGAGTGAAATGATGAATTGTGTAAATATCTGCTTTGAATCATAAACACGTTGGTTTTGATCTACTATGATTAAACGCGGCACctactttgaaaaaagttatctcgtggtcaaatgttcatgcattaTTGTAAACATACtgtcttctgatatctttaaGGCCTCAGTTATCTttcgcaatttcaatttacgattagatattcATGTTTTCTAGAGTAACCACCTGAATTAGACGACCAGAACCTTCATCATCATCTGGTCtctacgaccacgtttaaattcagcaatcCGATTAACAAAAGGTTCTTTTCGATGCAGCAGAGTTCGGATAACATTTCTGAGCTTGTACatcaagaaaaaatgataaattaacatacAAAATTGTGAGGAATCCgttgtttcgaaattaaaaaagtaGCTCCACTTAAATGACTTTTttttgactaatcgaaatgaaattttacaccTAGTTTTTTGAGAGTTGGTACTTCGTATAGATTTAACGATGttca from Diorhabda sublineata isolate icDioSubl1.1 chromosome 8, icDioSubl1.1, whole genome shotgun sequence carries:
- the LOC130447968 gene encoding pancreatic lipase-related protein 2-like; the protein is MKLLILITIILAKSRGDEEVYEEIDDYSDDLDAPAMPTHLRSSTDIIYHFYCQLHPSNTFDININNVDLLKYSNFSAKKDTLFIIHGWKNNNESSVNHKIREKILHYHDINVMVVDWSKMAGGSYLSAKNSVTRVGKYVSDFILKLKELFGLKLSKVKFVGHSLGAHICGNAGAALGGKVDRILGLDPAGPLFTMKNKDNRLDASDARFVQVIHTSTPLGFGVPIGDADYFPNGGSSQPGCGWDLIGTCAHSRAYALYAESLGSEGFISRRCKNFDEYKKGRCENTQKSVMGGFELDYKANGTYYLRTNGHSPYAMW